The DNA window GACTTGGTTCAAGAAGTAACGACATGAGTTTCCCTCCAATTTTTCACTATCGATTGAAACAGCTTTAAGCCATCAGCACTGCCTAATAAATCTTCAACAGCTCGCTCAGGGTGTGGCATCATACCAAGTACATTCCCCTTCTCATTCATAATGCCCGCTATATCTTCTAAACTACCATTAGGGTTTTCAGAGTTATATTTAAATACAATTTGCTTGTTTTCTTTCAGTCTGTGCAATGTTTCTTCATCACAATAATAGTTTCCCTCTCCGTGAGCTATAGGAATGGTAATTACTTCACCTTGCTCATAGCTAGATGTAAACATCGTTTCGCTATTTTCAACAGTAAGTTCCACAGGTCGGCAAATAAATTTCAAACTGTTATTATGTCTCATTGCTCCAGGTAGTAGATTTGCCTCTAATAAAATTTGAAAGCCATTACAAACTCCTAAAATAGGTTTCCCCATATCTGCTGCTTTTTTAATTTCTGTCATAACCTTTGAGAAGCGAGCAATTGCTCCACTACGGAGATAATCTCCATAAGAGAATCCACCTGGAAGTAGGATTCCATCAAAATGAGCTATATCAACAGCATCATGCCATACATATTCTACCTCTGCACCTAGACTATCTTTGATCGCATGATACATATCTACATCACAGTTAGATCCTGGAAATACAATTACGGCAAATTTCACTGTGAGATGACCTCCTCAACTTCATAGCGGTAGTCTTCTATAACAGTATTTGCTAATAACTTCTCACACATTTCTTGAACGATTTCATCAATATCTCGATCAGTTTTGTCGATTTGCAACTCCATATATTTACCAATACGGACATCTTCAACTTCTTTATATGACAAGCTATGAAGTGAGTTTTTCACCGCACTTCCTTGTGGATCCAATACACTCTCTCGTAACGTAACAAACACTTTCACTTTAAACATATTGTGAGCCCCCTAAGCGTTTTAGTATTTCTTCATAAGCATCTGTAAGCTGACCTAAATCTCTACGAAAGACATCTTTATCAAATCTTTCATTCGTTTCCATATCCCATAAACGGCACGTATCTGGAGAAACTTCATCTGCTAAAATGATCGCACCTTCTTCAGTGATTCCAAATTCAAGTTTAAAATCTACTAAACGAACACCACATCCATGAAAATGTTCTGCTAATATTCTATTAATTTCTAATGCTACTTTTTTCAAGTGTAAAACTTGCTCATCTGTTGCAACTTGCAATATTGCAATATGGTCTTCAGTAATAAGTGGGTCACCTAAATCATCATCTTTGTAATAAAATTCAACAACAGGTTGATTTATAGGTGTACCTTCTTCAATTCCTAGTCGTTTAGCAAGGCTCCCAGCAACTAAATTACGCACAACAACTTCAAGAGGAATAATTGTAACTTTTTTTACAAGCTGTTCAGTTTCTGACACCTTTTTAATAAAATGATTTTCAATATTTGAGCGATGCAACTTTTCAAATAGCAAGCTTGTAATTTCATTATTTAGTCGCCCTTTACCAAATATCTGTGCTTTTTTTTCACCGTTATAAGCGGTTGCACTATCTTTGTACTCTACCCACACAACGTTTGGATCATTTGTACGATATATCTTTTTTGCTTTTCCCTCATATAGCATTGCTAATTTTTCCATTGCATTCGCCCTCCTTTATTAAGCCTTAAAGATTTAAACGATTAAAGATTGCATCTACATTTTTTATATGGTAGTTATAATCAAAGCATTCATTGATTTGCTCATTAGTTAAGCGTGAAGTAATCATATCAGTTGACTCAATCAGCTGACGGAAAGGTACTTGTGTTTCCCAAGCTTCCATAGCTTTTGGTTGAACAATATCATACGCTTCTTCTCGGGTCATTCCTGTATCAATAAGTGCTAATAAAACTCGTTGGGAATAGATTAAACCTAGTGTACGATCCATATTTTTCTTCATATTCTCTGGAAAAACAGTAAGGTTTTTAACAATGTTACCGAAACGGTTAAGCATATAATTTAGAGCTATTGTCGCATCTGGTAAAATAATTCTTTCTGCTGAAGAATGAGATATATCTCTCTCATGCCATAATGGGACATTCTCATATGCTGTCATCATATAGCCTCGAATGACCCTTGCCATACCAGTCATATTCTCTGATCCAATAGGATTACGTTTATGCGGCATTGCTGACGATCCCTTTTGCCCTTTGGCAAAGAATTCTTCCACTTCGCGTGTTTCGCTTTTTTGAAGACCACGAATTTCCACAGCAAATTTTTCGATTGACGTAGCGATTAAAGCAAGAGCTGCCATATATTCCGCATGGCGATCACGTTGCAATGTTTGCGTAGAAATAGGAGCTGCCTCTAAGCCTAACTTTTCACATACATACTTTTCTACAAATGGATCGATATTAGCATACGTTCCTACTGCTCCTGATATTTTTCCAACTCTAACACCATCTGCAGCCCTTTTAAAACGGTCAAGATTACGTTTCATTTCCTCATACCATAATGCAAGCTTTAAACCAAATGTTGTTGGCTCAGCATGGACACCGTGAGTACGTCCCATCATAACCGTATATTTATGCTCCTGAGCTTTTTGTTTTAAAATGGCAACAAAGTTTTCAATATCACTTAGAAGAAGGTCATTTGCTTGTTTCAATAAATAAGAAAGTGCTGTGTCAACAACATCAGTAGATGTTAAGCCATAATGCACCCATTTACGCTCTTCACCTAATGTTTCTGAAACAGCACGAGTGAAGGCTACAACATCATGTCTAGTTTGTTCCTCTATTTCATGAATCCGATTAATATCAAACGAAGCATTTTGTCGAATGAGCTTTACATCCTCTTTTGGAATATCTCCTAGCTCTGCCCATGCTTCACATGCTAAAATCTCGACCTCTAACCATGCTTTAAAGCGATTTTCCTCTGTCCAAATTGCTCCCATTTCAGGGCGAGTATAACGTTCAATCATTTATCATTCTCCTCCGGCCAAATATTTAGCTCATTTGCTTGCTTGATTGCTTCTTCATTATTATCCGCCAAAATGTTAATATGACCCATTTTTCTTTTTACTTTCGCTTCTTTTTTCCCATATAGATGGAGCTTACACGTTGTGAATTTTGTAATATTGTCCATCACAGCATCGACATGCTCACCTAGAATATTCATCATCACAACTGGTGTCAAAAGGTCCGTTTCTCCTAGTGGCAAATTACATATCGCCCTAATATGCTGTTCAAATTGTGAGGTTTTACAAGCTTCCATCGTATAATGCCCTGAGTTATGGGGCCTTGGCGCTAATTCATTAATAAATATTTTGCCTTCTTTTGTAACAAACATTTCAACTGCCAATGTTCCGACCATTTGCAATTTTTCTGCTAGATTTATTGCTATTTGATGCGCTTCATTAACTATTTTATCAGTAGTTCTAGCAGGTACAACCGATTGATGTAAGATATTATCTACATGAATATTTTCCGCAACCGGGAATGCTTTTACTTCCCCCGCCTGGCTTCTTGAAACGATGACTGATATTTCTTTCTCAAAGGAAATCCAAGCCTCTAAAACACAAGGACCATGGTCTAAGAGTGGTAATGCTTTGCTAATATCATCATCATTACGAATCACCGCTTGCCCTTTACCATCGTATCCACCTCGACATGTCTTTAACACACAAGGAAATTCCATTTGCTTTAATGCATCTATTAATTTCTCTTCAGAATCTACTAATATATATGGAGCAACCTCAACTCCGGCATCCACAATGGTAGCTTTTTCTGTCGAACGGTCTTGTGTTATCGCCAATAAACGACTACCTTGTGGTAAACGGACATTCTGTTCAAGCCATATTAAAGCATCATAATCTATATTTTCAAATTCATACGTCACTACATCACTATGTTGTGCTAGCTTTTTAATAGCATCAATATCATCAAAATTACCAACGATTTCGATGTCAGCGACTTGACCACAAGGTGAATTTGGCGTAGGATCTAATACAGCAATATTATATCCCATTTGCTTAGCAGCAATCGCCATCATCCTACCAAGTTGTCCACCACCAATGATTCCGATCGTCTCACCTGGTAATATGCAATCCTTAATCAAGCATATCACTACTTTCTAATACATTATTTCGAATAGTCTCACGTCTATGTTCTAATGAGGCTGCGACCTCAGGAAGATGTGTACTTAATATTTCACCTGCTAACAGCCCAGCATTTGTTGCACCTGCTTTGCCAATTGCGACAGTTGCTACTGGTACTCCCCCAGGCATTTGAACGATTGAAAGCAACGAATCCAAGCCGTTAAGAGCTTTAGATTGTACTGGCACTCCAATAACTGGTAGTGTAGTTTTTGAAGCAACCATTCCAGGTAAGTGAGCAGCACCCCCAGCACCTGCAATAATAACCTTAATGCCTCGCAA is part of the Bacillus sp. SM2101 genome and encodes:
- the purQ gene encoding phosphoribosylformylglycinamidine synthase subunit PurQ, producing the protein MKFAVIVFPGSNCDVDMYHAIKDSLGAEVEYVWHDAVDIAHFDGILLPGGFSYGDYLRSGAIARFSKVMTEIKKAADMGKPILGVCNGFQILLEANLLPGAMRHNNSLKFICRPVELTVENSETMFTSSYEQGEVITIPIAHGEGNYYCDEETLHRLKENKQIVFKYNSENPNGSLEDIAGIMNEKGNVLGMMPHPERAVEDLLGSADGLKLFQSIVKNWRETHVVTS
- the purS gene encoding phosphoribosylformylglycinamidine synthase subunit PurS, yielding MFKVKVFVTLRESVLDPQGSAVKNSLHSLSYKEVEDVRIGKYMELQIDKTDRDIDEIVQEMCEKLLANTVIEDYRYEVEEVISQ
- the purC gene encoding phosphoribosylaminoimidazolesuccinocarboxamide synthase, which translates into the protein MEKLAMLYEGKAKKIYRTNDPNVVWVEYKDSATAYNGEKKAQIFGKGRLNNEITSLLFEKLHRSNIENHFIKKVSETEQLVKKVTIIPLEVVVRNLVAGSLAKRLGIEEGTPINQPVVEFYYKDDDLGDPLITEDHIAILQVATDEQVLHLKKVALEINRILAEHFHGCGVRLVDFKLEFGITEEGAIILADEVSPDTCRLWDMETNERFDKDVFRRDLGQLTDAYEEILKRLGGSQYV
- the purB gene encoding adenylosuccinate lyase, giving the protein MIERYTRPEMGAIWTEENRFKAWLEVEILACEAWAELGDIPKEDVKLIRQNASFDINRIHEIEEQTRHDVVAFTRAVSETLGEERKWVHYGLTSTDVVDTALSYLLKQANDLLLSDIENFVAILKQKAQEHKYTVMMGRTHGVHAEPTTFGLKLALWYEEMKRNLDRFKRAADGVRVGKISGAVGTYANIDPFVEKYVCEKLGLEAAPISTQTLQRDRHAEYMAALALIATSIEKFAVEIRGLQKSETREVEEFFAKGQKGSSAMPHKRNPIGSENMTGMARVIRGYMMTAYENVPLWHERDISHSSAERIILPDATIALNYMLNRFGNIVKNLTVFPENMKKNMDRTLGLIYSQRVLLALIDTGMTREEAYDIVQPKAMEAWETQVPFRQLIESTDMITSRLTNEQINECFDYNYHIKNVDAIFNRLNL
- the purK gene encoding 5-(carboxyamino)imidazole ribonucleotide synthase, with product MKDCILPGETIGIIGGGQLGRMMAIAAKQMGYNIAVLDPTPNSPCGQVADIEIVGNFDDIDAIKKLAQHSDVVTYEFENIDYDALIWLEQNVRLPQGSRLLAITQDRSTEKATIVDAGVEVAPYILVDSEEKLIDALKQMEFPCVLKTCRGGYDGKGQAVIRNDDDISKALPLLDHGPCVLEAWISFEKEISVIVSRSQAGEVKAFPVAENIHVDNILHQSVVPARTTDKIVNEAHQIAINLAEKLQMVGTLAVEMFVTKEGKIFINELAPRPHNSGHYTMEACKTSQFEQHIRAICNLPLGETDLLTPVVMMNILGEHVDAVMDNITKFTTCKLHLYGKKEAKVKRKMGHINILADNNEEAIKQANELNIWPEENDK
- the purE gene encoding 5-(carboxyamino)imidazole ribonucleotide mutase codes for the protein MKPLVGVIMGSTSDWETMKHACDILEELSIPFEKKVVSAHRTPDLMFDYAESARLRGIKVIIAGAGGAAHLPGMVASKTTLPVIGVPVQSKALNGLDSLLSIVQMPGGVPVATVAIGKAGATNAGLLAGEILSTHLPEVAASLEHRRETIRNNVLESSDMLD